The DNA sequence GAATCAACGGGGCAATTCCCACCTGCACCATTGGCACATCGACTATAATAGTTGTCCGTGCGGCCAAAGCTGCCGCCCCCCGTTGCAAGGCTTGGTCAGAAAACCGAATCAGAGATTTATACTCAAAATCAGCGGTGGCATAAATCACCCGCCGGACAATTTCATATTCTGCGGGCGAAAACAGATGATCGCCGATTTCCCGGTCGATAATTCCCAAACTCTGGGCATCAGTGACGTGCCATTCCATAAGTTGCTGGATCCTGTGATGTTTTTTTATTGTTAAAAGCAGTATAATGCCGCTTCCAGGCCAAGAAACCCGGTTTCTTGAAGCAACCAGGTTTTTCAGTTCCCATGCTTTGCCCCTACATGAGCTTAATATTGTATTTGCGGCAAGTGGCCATAATCTCTTGTTTGACTGCTTCACGGACGTTGTCGGGAGATATGACTATGCAATCTTGGCCATAACGCAGGACTTCTCGCACTAGCCAGAAGGGGTTATTGACTCGGCGAACCACTTGGCGAACGTTGCCGGTGGTTTCGTCGCTGATGTCTTGCCCTAGTCTGGGTTCATAAGCTTTGACCATACCCCCATAAAAGTGTAAATACACTTTGAGGTAATCTAAGCCTTCGCTGCGCCAATGGCCGGTGGCGGGTAGGATGCTTTGAATGCGATCGAACCGCAGACAGCGATTATGTTTGAGTTCGGGATAGGCGCTGTCTTTGATGTCTTCGGTTTCATCACACCAAATTTGCAAGTAAAACCGCTTCTCATAAAAGTTGATTTCGGCGTAACGCACGGTATAAGAAAGGTTTTCCCCTTGAGCATTGCGATAAAGAAGATGAAAGGGTTGTTGATTTCGGCAATACTCATCGACGGTGACACGCCAAGCTTGATTAGGCTGGCTGACTTGCTGCATCAGGGTTTGACGTTCTTGGGGGCTGAGGTTTCCCTGTTCGATCGCCAGGGTAGCGAGGATTTGGGCGTCTCCCAAGTGACCCGCATCGATTAGGGCTTTGATGGCTTGATGCAAAGATTGTACTTGCACTGTACTGAGGGCAAAAGGTTGTCCTACTGGCACGGTTTGCTCGGCGATCGCGACGATTAGCCCAGAGGCACTGGGCTTTTTTCCCCACAATATCTTGAGTTTAGAGGCGATCGACTCTAGTTTTTCTTTGGTTCCAGGGGGAACCGACAGGGTTAGGGCTTCTTTTTTTCTGGGCATGGCTAAAAATTTTTATACTTACACTATTGACATAATTGGCTCATTTGTTGATATCGTAAATATAAATAGTGCCTAGCGGTCAATCACCCGTGATTTGCCATGAAAGAAAGCCTTCCACATCGTCTCCTAGTCCTGATGTCCGATGGAGAGTGGCACTCCTATGACGAATTGGTGGAAAAAATCAGCCATCGCTTTTCTGCAACCATCCATGTTTTGAAAAAACAAGGCTACAACTTTGAAAAGCGTCGAATCGAAGGACAGCGATACGAGTACCGATTAAGCGATCGCTCAGAAGAATAGAAAGATGGGAGTAGTATCTCCTGCTTCCATCCTCAGAAGTAAGAAAAAATTGGAGGAAAACTAATGGGTAGAGATAATTTGCTATCCCGAATTTCAATTAATCCCAATATCTGTTTCGGCAAGCCTTGTATTCGCGGACATCGCATTGGGGTGGCGTTGATTCTTGACCTGTTAGCTGGGGGTGCAACCATTGAAGAATTACTTGAGGAATATCCAGGTTTAGAACGTGAGGATATTTTAGCTTGTATCGCTTATGGGAAGGAAAATCAAGCATGATCGGCCAACAACTTAATTTATTTGAGCAAAACTTTCAGGATTCATCCTTAGAAGTTACTAGCTGTATTGTTCCCAAGCATAGTCCTGTATTTAATCCAAAAATACTGTTGAGTGCTTTAGTTGCTAAGGTTATCCCGAATGGTGAAATAAAAACGCTAATTTCGATATTAAGTAGTCAACCAATGGCTTTAGGGATAGCCAAGCAATTAGGCGACCCCAGAATTATCAGAGAACTAAAGCAAAAACAGCAAAAAAAACCGTCAAATAATCAGCAAGTTCCCGAAGTTCAATGTAAAGGTAGCCAAATTTTTTATCAAGGACGGGCGATCGGGAAACTTCAGATTTTGTATAAATCACCGTTACCGGGAGAGTTGCAGGCAAGACTGGCAACTGAAAGCGCGATCGAGCGTTTTTTAGACTATTTGCAAAAGGTACATCATATCGTTGTTTTAGAAGAAAGCGATTATCATGTTCAGGTTTTTATTCCGGGTAATCTTGCGGTTGCAGACTTGAGAAACCTGTGGGAAGACTTTATCAAAAATGTGGCTTTTTCTGCTTATGGAGAACCAAAACATCAGTTACCCGGATTAGTGCAGACATTTATTGCCATGCTCAATAGTGTCACTTTGTCGGGACGGGGTTTCAGTACCTTAGATGTGCCAATTTTAACGCAGGAACAAGCAAATGTTTTAGCTGCCTGGTATCTAGCAGTAATTCGCGATGTCCAAAATCGACAAAAGGTTCGGCAGCAGCAAATTGATAATCTAAAAAAACAAATATCTGATGAAGCATTAAGCGAAAAAGACCTGAAATCACAACAAAAGCAATTGAAAGAAAAGGAGGAAATGCAAGCAAAAGAAGCTAAAAAATATTTGGAATATTTTCACAAAAGTTTTGGCAAGATTTTAAATGAACAAGAAGCCCTTTGGAAATCCCTGGAAGATTTAGAAGCACAACTAGGACAGTCAGGGTTAACAAAAGCCCAACAGAAAAAGCTACAGAATCAGCAGAATAAATTAACAGCACAGATTATCTGGTCTAATTTTTCTGTACAGCAAAAACGCCATCTCTTTGAAGAGAGTAAAGGAGATCCCTTTGAGTTTGTGGAGTTGGATAGAAAGCAAAATCGTGATAAGTTTAAACAAATCGAGGCGATCGCGAAAACTTTTACTAAAACGGCTACGGACCAAATTAACTCGACTCGCGGGGATATTTTTACTCAATGTCTTGTCGAAATGTATCGCTTAATGGAGAATGAAATAAAGGAGGATATCCCCGAACCTTTACTTACAGAAAAACCCAGAGTTATGGAAGCGCGATCGCCCGGTGATGATAGCAAAGAATTTTGTTATTCCTGTGGAGTGGCGATCGATCCAAAAACTGCTCGTTGGCAAGTTCTCAGATTTATGTTTGAGCGTCCTTCTCAAAGGCGGCAGTCAGCATCTAGTGAAGGCAGACCGCATATTTGTGCCTCTTGTTCTGCCCTGGCATTTGCATCACCGTTAAAAGTCACTGATGAGAGCATTATTCTCAAACTAGAATCCAAAGATACCAACAATCATCAAAATTTTAGAGACAAACAAGAGAAATTTAAAGACTATCTCAGAATGGTGACAACTGGGCAATTACATTTGAATGCCGGTCGTTATTTAATTCTGGCATCAGATAAGACAAATAAAGGAGATATTGCCTCAGCAAAGTTAGGTCAAGTCCAATATGCTTTGGCTAAAGTTGCCTCGATTTTTCCCCACGAAGTCTTAGCTGATTTTAATTTTTATCTGATTTATCAAGGCAGTGAAGGTGTTGCTTTAGAAAGTAGGCATTTAATTTTTATTAAAGGTTTAATGGAGGGCTATGGACAATCGATCTTTATGTCCGGTAAAGATATCAATATGACTTTGGGTGAGGCGGTGCGTTATGTAGAAAAAGACTTGCCAATTCTGGCAGAGTACACCACAGTCAAGGAAGCTAACAATTTACAAACTTTGGAATTAGAAAAAACTCGCGAAGCTTATTGGGGAAAAATTAAACAATATGTAGGTTCACCTATGAATTCAGACAAGCGAACATTAAACAAAAGAGCCAGACTCTATAAAGATGTGATGGCTCTCACCGGCTTAACTTATGCCTTTGCTCAATCTTTGGAAACTACTGCTAAAAAAGCGATGAAACCAGACGATGTTGAGCGAGAAGTGAGTAAACTCATTGAAAAAGTAGAAGATCCTGTAGCTTTTTGCTATTACGCAACCCTGGGAGATGAAAAGAAAACCAGCGTACAAGCCAGACTTTACCTAAATTATGATAATTATTTTCTCTATGAACAGACAAAATTACTGTTGGAAAATTTGGGAATTTCTCAGCGAGAAGAAACCGATCAAGAAAAACAACAAACTTGGCTAAACCTTTATGCGGATGATGTGAGCAAAGCTTATGTCTATTTTGCCGAAAATGGGTACGAATCAGACAAAGACTGGAAAGAGTTAACCTATCAACTCAAACTCTCTCTTTACACCCGTTTTCCTGAACTGGTACGCAAACTTAAATCTACAAGCGAGAAATAATTATGGCTACTGGACTCCCTAAAACCGATGCTCAAAATCCCCGTCTGCATTTTGACATTTATGCCATTCTTGAAGGTGCTCAAGAGTTATATTTGGGGCATGAGGTACAGGTAAATGTCAACTTAGTAGAGATGGTAAAACTTACGACTAAGGATGGAGAATCTCTGGACAAATGTTATCTTTCCCCCACAAAAAGGCGGGGTGTCGAACGTCGTTGTTTATTGTGGGCGCCGGTGAAAACAGGTGAGTTATTAGGCGATAAACAAGAGTGTGGAATTCCTAAAACCTGTGCTAAACCAGATTGTCCGATTTGTGGTTCTTATGGTGCCCTCGATCCGGGGAAAAGAACTTTAATCGGTCGAGTTACTCATGGGGGTGGGGTTGCAGTTCAAGCAATTTATCCCGTAGAAAAACAACGGGCAATGCACCCGGCACTTTTGGTGAATCAAAAAGATGAAACACCCATCCCTTTTAAGCGGGAATATAATCAACCGGGGATATTATATCCTGTGTCTAATCACGCTCTCAGTGTCACAGAAAAAGAATTTGCTTCGGTTGCCTATGCTTTTTTAGATTCTTTGCCTCGGATTGGTTCTGGAAATCCCAAAGGAGTGGCGATCGCAGAAAGCGAAAATCAGATGCCATTGTTGGTATTAGATAAGTATCTAGTTCCCCGTGGTAAACGTCCGATTATTTCCCCATCAGTCACAAATCCAGAAACAGCAATTGAGGATTTTATTCGTCTTGCCAGAACCCCAGAAAGCAACTCAGACCATATCCAAGCGACCTACTTCGATCGCTGGATTGGAGATGCTGCATTAGAAAAATTGCGGGAATATTCTAGCTTGTTTGTTGAAACTTTTTTGCAGGCGTAATTTATGTACTGCGTAGAAATTAAATTGCAACCGGCAGCAGCGATGACTTTTAGAATTCTGCCCGGTTCAATTCTCAATATCGCTACCTATCCCTTTGTCCCACCCACTACTTTTTCTGGGTTTCTGCGCAGGTTAGGAATAATGAGTGTAGGTTTAGAGATTCCCGAAACTCGAATTAACAAAGAAAATCCCCCCTTTTATGCCTTACCTCCCCGTTATCTTTCCCTAGGTGCTTATCTGCCTAAAGGTGCGTTGAGTTCAGTTCATCGCACCTATCGCAAGGGAATGCGCGAGTTTAACCATGATTCTTTTTCCAGGTTATATCTGGAAGAAGATAAGGCAAACTTCCAGTTACATACTTGGGAATATTTGATTGCTGAGGAGTTAATTGGTTATGTGGTGGCGGACTCTTTGCCCGGTTTAGAACATTTCCAAGATTTAGAAACCTACGGCTGTAAATTAGGCAAAGAAGGCTTTGCTATTGTCACCGAAGTTTCAGAAATTATGCCCCTGGAACAAAGAACTGTTGCCGCAAATCCCTCCACCATTGTGCCGGTAGAAGCCCTTTTAGAAAGAGGAGAAGTTGTGGGAGGTTTTGATATTTACAACCTTTATCGTTATAACTGGGAGGCAAATTCTGAAACTGATTCAGACCGAGACGGCTTTTTAGATTTGCAGCCCAGTTTAATTAATGGTTTTGTTCCCTTTGTAGGGGCATATTTTTCTCAGCCGGTGAATCCCAGCCCTACCCTTGATTACTATACCAACGGGGAAATTTATATCCCTGTTTCTCTAGTCAATTTGCTGCGAGGATAAGTTTATGTCAAAAGTCAAGCGCGATCGCGATCGTCCCTATAATTTTGCTCGCGTGTTTTTTCCCGGCAATCCTAATCCGATTCCGCATGAGGTTCTTTTTCAACCTTTGGGTAATCATGTAGGCAATGTGATGAAGTTGGTTCGGGATTGGAATCAAGATGATTTTCCTTTTGGGTCTTCATTTGAACGGGTTTTAGAAGCAGCGAAAATTCACGATCAAGGGAAACCACAAAGATTTGCCATTGATGTCAACACTGATTCACAAGGAAACTTTAAAAACTATATCTATTCCTTCAAAGGACATCGGTTTTTAGCGGCAAGTAAAAAAGATGCTTGGACGCAAGCTTTAGCGCGGGGACATCACGATTTTTCTGTTGGGAATATTTGTCGAGATACTTATACTTTGAAAAAAGAGGAAAAGTATGCACAGCTAGGAAATGAAGACGCCCTTGGTTATGCTAAGGAACTCTACATTTTAGAAATGTGCGATCAAATTGAAGCGGAGTTAGCTTGCCGAATTATTGGCGATGAAACTCAAGCAGAATCGCGGGGATTTATGGATTTTACCATTGCCCAGGATGGGTCGAAATTGGAATATTATATTGACCCTTGGCCTTTTACTAAAGATGCCATAGAATTGAATTTTGAGTCATGGGCAATGCGGCTTAATGATTTATCCGAAGATGACAAAAATAAGTTGCAAAAATG is a window from the candidate division WOR-3 bacterium genome containing:
- a CDS encoding WYL domain-containing protein — its product is MPRKKEALTLSVPPGTKEKLESIASKLKILWGKKPSASGLIVAIAEQTVPVGQPFALSTVQVQSLHQAIKALIDAGHLGDAQILATLAIEQGNLSPQERQTLMQQVSQPNQAWRVTVDEYCRNQQPFHLLYRNAQGENLSYTVRYAEINFYEKRFYLQIWCDETEDIKDSAYPELKHNRCLRFDRIQSILPATGHWRSEGLDYLKVYLHFYGGMVKAYEPRLGQDISDETTGNVRQVVRRVNNPFWLVREVLRYGQDCIVISPDNVREAVKQEIMATCRKYNIKLM
- a CDS encoding DUF433 domain-containing protein, yielding MGRDNLLSRISINPNICFGKPCIRGHRIGVALILDLLAGGATIEELLEEYPGLEREDILACIAYGKENQA
- a CDS encoding precorrin-8X methylmutase, producing MEWHVTDAQSLGIIDREIGDHLFSPAEYEIVRRVIYATADFEYKSLIRFSDQALQRGAAALAARTTIIVDVPMVQVGIAPLI